Proteins encoded together in one Streptomyces sp. NBC_01216 window:
- a CDS encoding SGM_5486 family transporter-associated protein, which translates to MPVLDPNPQNGQKKLLLVLGAMLGISVVIAVIATLASP; encoded by the coding sequence ATGCCCGTGCTCGACCCGAACCCCCAGAACGGCCAGAAGAAGCTCCTGCTCGTGCTCGGCGCGATGCTCGGGATCTCGGTCGTCATCGCCGTCATCGCCACCCTCGCCTCCCCGTGA
- a CDS encoding SixA phosphatase family protein — protein sequence MSVDTPRRIVLLRHAKADWPQVSDHERPLAERGRTDAPVAGRRIADTGISFDLALCSTAVRTRETWKLAVQELPHRPRTVYEDRLYEASLGELIALLNETSDEVDDLLVIGHNPGMHALSDALAGSAEGDALARMTRGGFPTAAFAVVGFNGSWKSVEHGVGTLLDYWAPHD from the coding sequence ATGAGCGTCGATACACCCCGCAGGATTGTGCTGCTCCGGCATGCCAAGGCCGACTGGCCCCAGGTGTCCGACCACGAGCGACCGCTCGCCGAGCGCGGCCGCACGGACGCGCCGGTGGCGGGCCGCAGGATCGCCGACACCGGGATCTCCTTCGATCTGGCTCTCTGCTCGACCGCCGTCAGGACGCGTGAGACCTGGAAGCTGGCCGTCCAAGAGCTGCCTCACCGCCCCAGGACCGTGTACGAGGATCGGCTGTACGAGGCATCGCTCGGCGAGCTCATCGCCCTGCTCAACGAGACCTCCGACGAGGTGGACGACCTCCTCGTCATCGGGCACAACCCCGGCATGCACGCGCTCTCCGACGCCCTCGCGGGCTCGGCGGAGGGCGACGCGCTGGCCCGGATGACCCGCGGCGGCTTCCCGACCGCGGCCTTCGCCGTCGTCGGCTTCAACGGCTCCTGGAAGTCGGTGGAGCACGGCGTCGGCACCCTGCTCGACTACTGGGCCCCGCACGACTGA
- the serB gene encoding phosphoserine phosphatase SerB: MSASQTSDVPTLLVKIFGKDRPGITAGLFDTLAAYSVDVVDIEQVVSRGRLVLCALVTEPTVASQGELRATVHSWAESLKLQAEIISGTGDNRPRGSGRSHVTVLGNPLTAESTAAIASRIAGTGGNIDRIFRLAKYPVTAVEFAVSGCETEPLRTALATAASEIGVDVAVVSAGLHRRAQRLVVMDVDSTLIQDEVIELFAAHAGCEDKVAEVTAAAMRGELDFEQSLHARVALLAGLDASVVDKVRAEVRLTPGARTLIRTLKRLGYQVGVVSGGFTQVTDDLQEKLGLDFASANTLEIVDGRLTGRVTGEIVDRAGKARLLRRFATEAGVPLAQTVAIGDGANDLDMLNAAGLGVAFNAKPVVREAAHTAVNVPFLDAVLYLLGITREEVEAADGGEDLLH, from the coding sequence ATGAGCGCATCGCAGACCTCAGACGTTCCCACTCTTCTCGTCAAGATCTTCGGGAAGGACCGTCCCGGGATCACCGCCGGGCTCTTCGACACCCTCGCCGCCTACTCCGTCGACGTCGTGGACATCGAGCAGGTCGTGTCCCGCGGCCGGCTCGTCCTGTGCGCGCTCGTCACCGAGCCGACCGTCGCCTCGCAGGGCGAGTTGCGCGCCACCGTGCACAGCTGGGCCGAGTCGTTGAAACTGCAGGCCGAGATCATCTCGGGTACCGGTGACAACCGGCCACGCGGCAGCGGCCGTTCGCACGTCACCGTCCTCGGGAACCCGCTGACGGCCGAATCGACGGCGGCCATAGCGTCGAGGATCGCCGGGACCGGCGGCAACATCGACCGGATCTTCCGCCTCGCGAAGTACCCGGTCACGGCTGTCGAGTTCGCCGTCTCCGGGTGTGAGACGGAGCCGCTGCGGACCGCGCTGGCCACCGCGGCCTCCGAGATCGGCGTGGACGTGGCGGTCGTCTCCGCCGGACTGCACCGTCGTGCGCAGCGCCTCGTCGTCATGGACGTCGACTCCACGCTGATCCAGGACGAGGTCATCGAGCTGTTCGCGGCCCATGCGGGCTGCGAGGACAAAGTCGCCGAGGTCACCGCCGCGGCGATGCGCGGGGAGCTGGACTTCGAGCAGTCGTTGCACGCCCGGGTGGCGTTGCTCGCCGGGCTCGACGCGTCCGTGGTCGACAAGGTCCGGGCCGAGGTGCGGCTCACCCCCGGCGCCCGGACCCTCATCCGGACGCTCAAGCGGCTCGGGTACCAGGTCGGCGTCGTCTCAGGCGGTTTCACGCAGGTCACGGACGACCTCCAGGAGAAGCTGGGGCTCGACTTCGCCTCGGCGAACACCCTGGAGATCGTGGACGGCAGGCTGACCGGACGGGTCACCGGCGAGATCGTGGACCGCGCCGGAAAGGCGCGGCTGCTGCGCCGGTTCGCCACCGAGGCCGGGGTGCCGCTGGCGCAGACCGTGGCGATCGGCGACGGGGCCAACGACCTGGACATGCTGAACGCCGCCGGGCTCGGGGTGGCCTTCAACGCCAAGCCCGTCGTGCGGGAGGCCGCCCACACCGCGGTGAACGTGCCCTTCCTCGATGCCGTGCTCTACCTCCTGGGCATCACCCGCGAGGAGGTGGAGGCCGCGGACGGCGGCGAGGACCTGCTGCACTGA
- a CDS encoding streptophobe family protein yields the protein MTARGDRGRASPIEVILGSVAAVGWALVGMTATAALGLRLLGADTVGDLGPMTAAVVVLAVGGSVTPRGDVSAYGLEGAAARTAVDFTPLGVALVGASILGFLLLRSLRHRGPYIPVAELTFRVVVLTAVFLAAVGGLAWAGHDVVTIDGTAWGTGTPPGGDGGLRVPGLGDVGGLLPDRLGDLVDAKASVGFSVDTAESLTGAARWVLAVVLLALLCSRRAPLPPGRFSDALRRTVRPAASALAAAGLVTLAAGYAAAGYAAAGDDHPRRVLGAALLGAPNGVGVGVPLGLFVPWSGAVRGSAAKGLPGPLDALLGSGGPSVSRPVTVARLAELDGTVWLLAVAAGAMMLSAGVLAASRTPRGGLGRWAFAGRCGARLAVVTAPALLVVVLWSGVSVDASLSVLGIDAFDTGVELHGNPSAALVLGALWGGVAGAVGALVAGGRSVPGRGDPGAPLPGAPLPGPYVPSRPYVPPGGERNPYTDGEDGGDGHGGGGEGHGLHAAPTVAGPIRFPGRGQGRDGRPRGGARSGGGPGPGEGPRRGRDFGPVVPPPPTPPPHPPDRPGHRSGPAPPDGRPGGG from the coding sequence GTGACGGCGAGAGGTGACCGGGGACGAGCGTCCCCGATCGAGGTGATCCTGGGCTCGGTCGCCGCCGTGGGCTGGGCGCTGGTGGGGATGACGGCGACCGCGGCACTGGGGCTGCGTCTCCTGGGCGCGGACACGGTGGGCGATCTCGGCCCGATGACCGCCGCCGTGGTCGTGCTGGCCGTGGGCGGTTCGGTGACACCGAGGGGCGACGTCTCCGCGTACGGGCTGGAGGGGGCGGCGGCGCGGACCGCGGTCGATTTCACGCCACTCGGGGTCGCCCTGGTGGGGGCGTCGATCCTCGGCTTCCTCCTGTTGCGCTCACTACGGCACCGCGGGCCGTACATCCCGGTGGCGGAACTCACCTTCCGCGTGGTGGTCCTGACGGCCGTGTTCCTGGCGGCCGTGGGCGGACTGGCCTGGGCCGGCCACGACGTGGTGACGATCGACGGGACCGCCTGGGGTACCGGGACGCCGCCGGGCGGGGACGGCGGGCTCCGTGTGCCGGGGCTCGGGGACGTCGGGGGACTGCTGCCGGACCGGCTCGGAGACCTGGTGGACGCGAAGGCGTCGGTGGGCTTCTCGGTGGACACGGCCGAGTCACTGACGGGCGCGGCACGCTGGGTCCTGGCGGTGGTCCTCCTCGCGTTGCTCTGCTCCCGGCGGGCGCCGCTTCCCCCGGGGCGGTTCTCCGACGCGCTGCGGCGCACGGTGCGGCCGGCGGCCTCGGCGCTGGCCGCCGCGGGGCTGGTGACGCTGGCCGCCGGCTACGCCGCGGCCGGGTATGCCGCGGCCGGTGACGACCATCCCCGCCGGGTGCTGGGGGCGGCGCTGCTCGGTGCCCCGAACGGCGTCGGGGTCGGCGTCCCGCTCGGCCTGTTCGTGCCGTGGAGCGGCGCCGTGCGCGGCTCGGCGGCGAAGGGTCTGCCCGGCCCGCTGGACGCGCTGCTGGGCTCGGGCGGGCCGTCGGTGAGCCGTCCGGTGACGGTGGCGCGGCTCGCCGAGCTGGACGGGACCGTCTGGCTGCTCGCGGTCGCCGCGGGGGCGATGATGCTGAGCGCCGGCGTGCTGGCGGCGTCCCGGACGCCTCGCGGCGGGCTCGGGCGGTGGGCGTTCGCGGGGCGGTGCGGGGCACGGCTGGCCGTGGTGACGGCTCCGGCGCTCCTGGTGGTGGTGCTGTGGAGCGGGGTGTCTGTGGACGCCTCGCTGTCGGTTCTGGGGATCGACGCCTTCGACACGGGGGTGGAGCTGCACGGGAACCCGTCGGCGGCTCTGGTGCTGGGGGCCCTGTGGGGCGGGGTCGCGGGAGCGGTGGGGGCGCTGGTGGCCGGCGGGCGGTCGGTCCCGGGGAGAGGGGACCCGGGGGCGCCGCTGCCGGGGGCGCCGCTGCCGGGCCCGTACGTCCCGTCGCGGCCGTACGTGCCGCCGGGCGGTGAGCGGAATCCCTACACGGACGGAGAGGACGGCGGGGACGGCCACGGAGGCGGCGGGGAGGGCCACGGTCTGCACGCCGCGCCGACCGTGGCGGGGCCGATCCGCTTCCCCGGCCGCGGGCAGGGTCGTGACGGCCGGCCCCGTGGAGGCGCCCGGAGCGGTGGTGGTCCCGGTCCTGGTGAGGGTCCCCGGCGCGGTCGTGACTTCGGTCCCGTCGTGCCTCCACCACCCACTCCCCCACCGCACCCGCCGGATCGCCCGGGCCACCGGAGCGGCCCTGCGCCGCCGGACGGACGCCCGGGAGGGGGCTGA
- a CDS encoding ABC transporter ATP-binding protein/permease: protein MGHGVPELVLELNGRTWTLDPSRSYTLGRDPQGDLVIDDSRVSWRHATVSWSGRSWVIEDHGSTNGTYAQGRRVHQLEIGPGSVLHLGNATDGPRLDLAAAGAPAHQAAAAQAPPAQPAPQPGAPAGWAAQQTPPHQAPPQQQGGQPQFQPPRFPEQQGGQGAAAGAPPVYGDRSPTTFHQLALGHVMRIGRALENELVVSDLQVSRNHAEFRATPDGRFEIHDLGSHNGTYVNGQPIAKNGSVLIGPNDIVGVGHSTFRIVGGQLEEFVDTGEVSFSARHLTVTVDDGKQILRDVSFGVPEKSLIGVIGPSGSGKSTLLKALTGYRPANEGDVLYDNRSLYRQFAELRQRIGLVPQDDILHKELTVQKALRYAAKLRFPGDTAAAEREARIDEVLRELKLDPHKEKKVTSLSGGQRKRVSVALELLTKPSLIFLDEPTSGLDPGMDRDVMQLLRALADDGRTVLVVTHSVAELGLCDKLLVMAPGGSVAYFGPPEEALNFFGYDTWADVFSAFENYRDYDWAGRWKGSQHYQMYAADIDAVAAQPVQMSQQAMARPPKPQGWGSQLWTLIRRYASVIASDKGFIGLMVILPAVLGVVSVVIPADFGLAPPKPPSRFNGDAGTIMLILAVGICFSGAANSVRELIKERVIYERERATGLSRSAYLMSKVIVLGLITAVQGVIICGIGFATRELPAEGLVLPPAVELCVTIIALGFTSMMFGLVISSLVKTAEKTMPLLVMFAIVQVVFTGILFQVYDSPGLEQFAWLMPSRWAIAAAGSTLDLAHLMPPWDREDPANLDPLWEHTVGQWGLNLTILLLIGVACGFAVARLLRRHEPEVMRK, encoded by the coding sequence GTGGGGCATGGAGTGCCGGAACTCGTACTGGAATTGAACGGAAGGACCTGGACGCTCGATCCGTCCAGGTCGTACACGCTCGGACGCGATCCACAGGGCGACCTGGTGATCGACGACTCCAGGGTGTCGTGGCGTCATGCCACCGTGAGCTGGAGCGGGCGGAGTTGGGTCATCGAGGACCACGGCTCCACCAACGGCACCTACGCGCAGGGCCGACGGGTCCACCAGTTGGAGATCGGCCCCGGCTCGGTCCTCCACCTCGGCAACGCGACCGACGGCCCGCGGCTGGATCTCGCCGCCGCCGGTGCCCCTGCGCACCAGGCCGCCGCGGCCCAGGCCCCGCCGGCGCAGCCCGCGCCGCAGCCCGGCGCCCCGGCCGGCTGGGCCGCCCAGCAGACCCCGCCTCACCAGGCCCCGCCCCAGCAGCAGGGCGGGCAGCCGCAGTTCCAGCCGCCCCGGTTCCCGGAGCAGCAGGGCGGCCAGGGCGCCGCCGCGGGCGCGCCGCCGGTCTACGGTGACCGCAGCCCCACCACCTTCCACCAGCTGGCCCTCGGCCACGTCATGCGGATCGGCCGCGCGCTCGAGAACGAACTGGTCGTCTCCGACCTCCAGGTCTCGCGCAACCACGCGGAGTTCCGCGCGACGCCCGACGGCCGCTTCGAGATCCATGACCTCGGCTCCCACAACGGCACCTACGTCAACGGTCAGCCGATCGCCAAGAACGGCTCGGTCCTCATCGGCCCGAACGACATCGTCGGCGTCGGCCACTCGACCTTCCGCATCGTCGGCGGCCAGCTCGAGGAGTTCGTCGACACCGGCGAGGTCTCCTTCTCGGCCCGGCACCTCACCGTCACGGTCGACGACGGCAAGCAGATCCTCCGGGACGTCTCCTTCGGCGTCCCGGAGAAGTCGCTGATCGGCGTCATCGGTCCGTCCGGCTCGGGCAAGTCCACGCTCCTCAAGGCGCTCACCGGATACCGCCCGGCCAACGAGGGCGACGTCCTCTACGACAACCGGAGCCTCTACCGGCAGTTCGCCGAACTGCGCCAGCGCATCGGGCTGGTTCCGCAGGACGACATCCTGCACAAGGAGCTGACCGTCCAGAAGGCGCTCCGGTACGCGGCCAAGCTCCGCTTCCCCGGCGACACCGCGGCCGCCGAGCGCGAGGCCCGCATCGACGAGGTGCTGCGCGAGCTGAAGCTCGACCCTCACAAGGAGAAGAAGGTCACCTCCCTCTCCGGTGGTCAGCGCAAGCGGGTCTCCGTCGCTCTGGAGCTCCTCACCAAGCCCTCGCTGATCTTCCTCGACGAGCCGACCTCCGGCCTCGACCCGGGCATGGACCGTGACGTCATGCAGCTGCTGCGGGCCCTGGCCGACGACGGCCGTACGGTCCTCGTCGTGACCCACTCGGTCGCCGAGCTCGGTCTGTGCGACAAGCTCCTGGTGATGGCGCCCGGCGGCTCGGTCGCCTACTTCGGCCCGCCGGAGGAGGCGCTGAACTTCTTCGGCTACGACACCTGGGCCGACGTCTTCTCCGCTTTCGAGAACTACCGCGACTACGACTGGGCGGGCCGCTGGAAGGGATCGCAGCACTACCAGATGTACGCCGCGGACATCGACGCGGTGGCCGCGCAGCCGGTCCAGATGTCGCAGCAGGCGATGGCCAGACCGCCCAAGCCGCAGGGCTGGGGGTCCCAGCTGTGGACGCTGATCCGCCGCTACGCCTCGGTGATCGCCTCCGACAAGGGCTTCATCGGCCTGATGGTGATCCTGCCGGCCGTCCTCGGCGTGGTCTCGGTCGTCATCCCCGCCGACTTCGGCCTGGCCCCGCCGAAGCCGCCGTCCCGGTTCAACGGCGACGCCGGCACGATCATGCTGATCCTCGCCGTCGGCATATGCTTCTCCGGCGCCGCCAACTCCGTCCGCGAACTGATCAAGGAACGGGTCATCTACGAACGGGAACGGGCCACCGGCCTGTCCCGCTCGGCGTACCTGATGTCCAAGGTCATCGTCCTCGGCCTGATCACCGCCGTCCAGGGCGTGATCATCTGCGGCATCGGCTTCGCCACCCGCGAGCTGCCCGCGGAGGGTCTCGTCCTGCCGCCGGCCGTCGAGCTGTGCGTCACGATCATCGCGCTCGGCTTCACCTCGATGATGTTCGGCCTGGTCATCTCCTCGCTGGTGAAGACCGCCGAGAAGACGATGCCGCTGCTCGTGATGTTCGCGATCGTCCAGGTCGTCTTCACCGGCATCCTGTTCCAGGTGTACGACTCGCCGGGCCTGGAGCAGTTCGCCTGGCTGATGCCCTCGCGCTGGGCCATCGCCGCCGCGGGCTCGACCCTCGACCTCGCGCACCTGATGCCGCCGTGGGACCGCGAGGACCCGGCCAACCTGGACCCCCTGTGGGAACACACCGTCGGCCAGTGGGGCCTCAACCTCACGATCCTGCTCCTCATCGGCGTCGCCTGTGGCTTCGCCGTGGCGCGCCTGCTGCGCCGCCACGAGCCGGAGGTCATGCGGAAGTAA
- a CDS encoding transglycosylase SLT domain-containing protein: MSANTSGLRRLTKTHKASIAGVATLGAAALAFSLVPGNAAAEVEPQALANTQQAAWAYNADSTQAKALRASLTDQHTTVGLKAKQEAEAAAKATAKAKAEAAAKAKAKAEAAAKAKAAAAKAKAEAKKRAAAKTAASRAAARKPVFANNLDGWIREALYIMDKHDIPGSYHGLHKNIMRESSGNPRAINNWDINAINGVPSKGLLQVIYPTFKAYHVPGTKFDQYDPVANIVAAANYAADRYGSIDNVNSAY; this comes from the coding sequence ATGTCTGCGAACACTTCTGGCCTTCGCCGTCTGACCAAGACCCACAAGGCATCGATCGCCGGTGTCGCCACGCTTGGCGCCGCAGCTCTCGCCTTCTCTCTCGTCCCGGGCAACGCGGCCGCCGAGGTGGAGCCTCAGGCGCTGGCGAACACCCAGCAGGCCGCTTGGGCGTACAACGCCGACAGCACGCAGGCCAAGGCCCTGCGTGCGAGCCTGACCGACCAGCACACCACGGTGGGCCTCAAGGCCAAGCAGGAGGCGGAGGCTGCGGCCAAGGCCACCGCGAAGGCGAAGGCCGAGGCGGCGGCGAAGGCCAAGGCCAAGGCCGAGGCGGCGGCCAAGGCGAAGGCCGCCGCCGCGAAGGCGAAGGCCGAGGCCAAGAAGCGCGCCGCGGCGAAGACCGCCGCGAGCCGCGCCGCCGCGCGCAAGCCCGTCTTCGCGAACAACCTCGACGGCTGGATCCGCGAGGCGCTGTACATCATGGACAAGCACGACATTCCGGGCAGCTACCACGGCCTGCACAAGAACATCATGCGTGAGTCCAGCGGCAACCCGCGGGCCATCAACAACTGGGACATCAACGCCATCAACGGCGTGCCCTCGAAGGGGCTCCTCCAGGTCATCTACCCGACCTTCAAGGCATACCACGTGCCCGGCACCAAGTTCGACCAGTACGACCCGGTCGCCAACATCGTCGCCGCCGCCAACTACGCGGCCGACCGCTACGGCTCGATCGACAACGTCAACAGCGCCTACTGA
- a CDS encoding S-adenosylmethionine:tRNA ribosyltransferase-isomerase yields MSWLSRSSRARRRSWAGRWRARRTGGAGTWCWTPGRRVYQTVFCWPSPNGAGSAEMPSAGRPFTAGLVAEPERRGVRFARSRCTRGWRRRTHEPPYPERFAVPAATGAAGRGGADGRVMAVGTTVVRALESAVDASGAVGRRGGRIWW; encoded by the coding sequence ATGTCATGGCTGTCGCGATCGTCACGGGCGCGTCGAAGGAGCTGGGCCGGGCGCTGGCGAGCGCGCCGGACGGGCGGGGCTGGGACCTGGTGCTGGACGCCCGGTCGGCGGGTGTACCAGACGGTGTTCTGCTGGCCCTCGCCGAATGGTGCGGGTTCGGCGGAGATGCCGAGCGCGGGCCGGCCGTTCACGGCGGGGCTGGTGGCGGAGCCGGAGCGGCGGGGCGTGCGGTTCGCCCGCTCACGCTGCACACGGGGGTGGCGTCGGCGGACGCACGAGCCGCCCTACCCGGAACGCTTCGCGGTACCGGCGGCGACGGGCGCGGCTGGTCGCGGCGGCGCGGACGGACGGGTCATGGCGGTCGGGACCACGGTCGTGCGCGCCCTGGAGTCCGCGGTGGACGCGTCGGGGGCCGTGGGGCGTCGGGGTGGACGGATCTGGTGGTGA
- a CDS encoding GAF domain-containing sensor histidine kinase, with product MSHRPRSGLAAVSTALLAMSRHLEVRDVLKTIVASARELLDAEYAALGVPDDHGGFAQFVVDGVGEEQWRAIGPLPRQHGILAAMLHRAEPERLADVRKDPRFEGWPPAHPEMSDFLGMPIRDGEETIGALFLANKRCRDTRPAPGDGCGFTAGDEELLAILAQHAAIALTNARLYERSRELTIAEERSRLAHELHDAVSQKLFSLRLTAQAAAALVDRDPVRAKGELQQVAALAAEAADELRAAVVELRPAALDEDGLVHTLRTQIQVLDRAHSARVTFDSPGMRALPAAQEEALLRVAQEALHNALRHARPALVAVSLARRGQGALLTVRDDGTGFEPRTVRSAGRHLGLVSMRDRAGGVGGRLTVTSAPGRGTTIEMEVPGG from the coding sequence ATGAGTCATCGACCGCGCTCCGGCCTCGCCGCCGTGAGCACCGCACTGCTGGCGATGAGCCGCCACCTGGAGGTGCGCGACGTCCTCAAGACGATCGTGGCCTCCGCGCGCGAGCTGCTCGACGCCGAGTACGCGGCCCTGGGGGTGCCGGACGACCACGGCGGCTTCGCCCAGTTCGTGGTCGACGGCGTCGGCGAGGAGCAGTGGCGCGCCATCGGCCCGCTGCCACGCCAGCACGGCATCCTCGCCGCCATGCTCCACCGGGCCGAGCCCGAGCGGCTCGCCGACGTCCGGAAGGACCCGCGCTTCGAGGGCTGGCCCCCCGCCCACCCGGAGATGTCCGACTTCCTCGGCATGCCCATCCGGGACGGCGAGGAGACCATCGGCGCGCTCTTCCTGGCGAACAAGCGCTGCCGCGACACGCGACCGGCCCCCGGGGACGGCTGCGGGTTCACCGCCGGGGACGAGGAACTGCTCGCGATCCTCGCCCAGCACGCCGCCATCGCCCTGACCAACGCCCGCCTGTACGAGCGCAGCCGTGAGCTCACCATCGCGGAGGAACGTTCCCGCCTCGCCCACGAGCTGCACGACGCCGTCAGTCAGAAGCTCTTCTCACTGCGGCTCACCGCCCAGGCCGCCGCCGCCCTCGTGGACCGCGACCCGGTCCGTGCGAAGGGCGAACTCCAGCAGGTGGCCGCCCTCGCCGCGGAGGCCGCGGACGAGCTGCGCGCCGCCGTCGTCGAGCTGCGGCCGGCCGCGCTCGACGAGGACGGTCTCGTCCACACCCTGCGGACGCAGATCCAGGTGCTGGACCGCGCCCACAGCGCCCGCGTCACCTTCGACAGCCCCGGGATGCGCGCCCTGCCCGCCGCTCAGGAGGAAGCCCTCCTGCGGGTCGCTCAGGAAGCCCTGCACAACGCGCTGCGGCACGCCCGGCCGGCCCTCGTCGCGGTCTCCCTCGCCAGGCGCGGCCAGGGTGCCCTGCTCACCGTCCGGGACGACGGCACGGGCTTCGAACCCCGTACGGTCCGCAGCGCCGGCCGGCACCTGGGACTCGTCTCCATGCGGGACCGGGCCGGCGGCGTCGGCGGGCGACTCACCGTGACATCGGCGCCCGGCCGAGGCACCACGATCGAGATGGAGGTCCCCGGTGGCTGA
- a CDS encoding response regulator transcription factor — protein sequence MAEKTIRVLLVDDHQVVRRGLRTFLEVQDDIEVVGEAADGADGIERAEELRPDVILMDVRMPGMDGIEALRKLRELANPARVLIVTSFTEQRTVVPALRAGASGYVYKDVDPEALAGAIRSVHAGHVLLQPEVAGALLSQEDAPSGTGRGSTLTEREREVLRLIADGRSNREIARALVLSEKTVKTHVSNILMKLDLADRTQAALWAVRHGLSA from the coding sequence GTGGCTGAGAAGACCATTCGCGTCCTGCTCGTCGACGACCACCAGGTCGTCCGGCGCGGGCTGCGGACCTTCCTGGAGGTCCAGGACGACATAGAGGTCGTCGGCGAGGCGGCCGACGGCGCGGACGGGATCGAGCGGGCCGAGGAGCTGCGGCCCGACGTCATCCTGATGGACGTCAGGATGCCCGGCATGGACGGCATCGAGGCCCTGCGCAAGCTGCGCGAGCTCGCCAACCCGGCACGGGTGCTGATCGTCACCAGCTTCACCGAGCAGCGCACGGTCGTCCCCGCGCTGCGCGCGGGTGCCTCCGGGTACGTCTACAAGGACGTGGACCCCGAGGCGCTGGCCGGGGCCATCCGCTCCGTCCACGCGGGCCACGTCCTGCTCCAGCCCGAGGTGGCCGGGGCCCTCCTCTCGCAGGAGGACGCGCCGAGCGGCACGGGCCGCGGCTCCACCCTCACGGAACGCGAGCGCGAGGTCCTCCGACTCATCGCTGACGGGCGGTCCAACCGGGAGATCGCGAGGGCGCTGGTGCTCTCGGAGAAGACCGTCAAGACGCACGTCTCGAACATCCTGATGAAGCTCGATCTGGCCGACCGGACCCAGGCGGCGTTGTGGGCGGTACGGCACGGCCTGAGTGCCTGA